The DNA window TTTTCGTTGCCCTGAGCAAATTCAATATGCTCTTCATAGACCCCAGAATCGACTACGCCAACCGTGACTCCTGAACCAGTGGCCCCGCGAGCATAGGCGCTGGATGCGTTGATCATCGCCAAGGCGCCCATGGCGTCGTACTCTTCGGTTTCGAATTCAGTGGCGCTTTCGTTTAGATTGCTCGGGTCTTGGATTTGATCTGCAAAGCTATCCCAGGGCGGCTTGCTGTTGTCCTGATTGCTGGTTGGAGGGGGGATTTGAATACCGCTGTCGGCAGATTTTTGCCCACCACCGCCACCACCACAGCCGTAAAGCGTGACAATAACTCCGAGAGTCAGGATTGCAGGAAGATTAGTCAGCAAGCGTTTACTCCACAAATAGAGATTATTTTCAGTGGTCAATACGTTTATTTTTAGACTAGAGGACGTAACTTTAGGAGTTTTTTTAGCCTGATGCCATAATTCCCTCAAGAAAAAACTTGGTGAAGAGAAAAAGGAAACTCATGCATATTCATATTCTCGGTATCTGCGGCACCTTTATGGGTAGCCTGGCGCAGTTGGCCAAGCAGCTCGGTCATCAGGTATCCGGCAGCGACGCCAATGTTTATCCGCCCATGAGCACCCAGTTAGAGCTGGCAGGAATTGAGTTGATCGAAGGTTTTGATCCTCAGCAGCTGCAGCCGGCACCGGATCTGATTGTTGTAGGCAACGCCATGTCCCGGGGTAATCCCTGTGTTGAATATATGCTCGACAATGGCCTTGCCTACACGTCTGGTCCCCAGTGGTTGGGGGAGAATGTACTTCGAGACCAGTACGTAATTTCGGTTTCCGGTACTCATGGCAAGACCACGACCAGCAGTATGGTTGCTGCGATTCTCGAATATGCCGGCTTAAAGCCGGGGTTTTTGATCGGCGGTGTGCCTCTGGATTTTGGTCTCTCGGCACGTCTAAGTGCAGGCAGCGATGGCTGCTTTGTGGTGGAGGCAGACGAATACGACAGCGCTTTTTTTGATAAGCGTTCGAAGTTTGTTCACTATCACAGCAATACCTTGGTGATGAATAATCTCGAGTTCGATCACGGGGATATCTTTGATGATCTGGCAGAGATTCAGCGCCAGTTTCACCATCTGGTGCGCACCTTGCCCAGCACTGGGCAGCTTATTTATCCCGCTGATGACAGCAACTTGCAACAGGTGGTTGATCAGGGCTGTTGGAGTCATATCCAGACTTTTGCTCTTGAGAGGGCTAACGAGACGGGTGATCAGACGGTTGCCGTCAAGGGCTTCGGTTGGCGCTATAAACTGTTGGCTGCCGATGGTTCGCGGTTTGAAATTATCGATAAGAGTGGTCAAAGGGCGCTCGTAAGCTGGCAGCATAGTGGCCGACATAATGTACTCAATGCCATTGCAGCGGTGATGGCAGCCTCCACAGTGGGCGTTAACCTGGAGAAGTCCTGCGAGGCGCTGTGTCAATTTGTCGGCGTTAAACGGCGTATGGAGATCATCTACGAGGATGATCGGATCACTGTCTACGATGATTTTGCTCATCATCCCACTGCGATTATCAGTACCGTCCAAGGACTGCGTGCAAAAGTGGGCTCTGAGCAGGTGATCGCGATCGTTGAACCGCGATCGGCGACCATGAAGTTAGGTATGCACAAGGCCGCGTTAAGTGATGCTGTGGCGGCGGCAGATTGTGCTCTTTGGTACAAAGGTCCAGCAATTAATTGGGATCTGCAGGCGGTGGCAAAGGCATGCACTGTGCCGGCTATAGTTTGTGAGCAGGTTGACCAGCTGTTGGCCAGCACCTTGGAACAGATTCATGGAGGCGCCGGAAAATCTCATGTGGTGGTAATGAGCAATGGCGGATTTGAGGGTTTTCATCTGCGCCTGGTGGCGGCGCTAAAGGCTGGGAAATAGAAAAGTGCTTAGACCTGCAGCGAAAAAGTGACCGGCCCATCGTTGCACAGTGAGACTTGCATATCGGCACCAAAAATACCGTATTGAGTCTTGTGGTGAGCCTGGCTGGCTAAAGTGGTGAAATGATTATAGAGCGCCTCTGCATGAGCTGGCGCTGCTGCCGAGGTAAAACTCGGGCGCAGACCTTTTTTGGTATTCGCCGCCAGAGTAAATTGCGAGACTACCATTAAGCCCCCCTGAATATCTCGCAGTGACAGATTCATCTTGCCTTCAGCATCTGAAAACACCCTATAGTTGAGTACCTTTTCCAAAAGCCGTTCGGCGTGGCTCTCTAAATCCTCAGGTTCTACCGCCAGCAGCAGTAAAATGCCCTGATCTATCGCGCCGCAGACTTGGTTGTCTACGCGCACACTGGCGTGACTCACTCGCTGAATTAATCCAATCATGGGGGAGCCTTAAGAATTGTTTTCCAAGTGATGGGCGAGCCTGTTAGTGGCTCGCACCAAAGCGTCGGTGGTGCCGCGCTCAGAAGAGGAGTGGCCGGCATCACCAATTATATCCAGCTTGGCGCTGGGCCAAGCTTCACTGAGGGCAATGGCTTGATTGACCGGGCAGACCATATCGTAGCGACCGTGAACAATGGTGCCGGGAATATCCTTGAGCAGATGAGCATTGTCGAGAATTTGATTGGGTTTGATAAAGGCTTTGTTGATGAAAAAATGCGCTTCAATACGCGCCATGGCTACGGCCAAATGGGGATGGCTGAAACGTTCGACTAAATTGGGGTTGCTCTGCAATGTGGCGCAGCGCCCTTCCCAGATTGACCAGGCTTTGGCGGCTGCCATACGTTCAAAGTCGTTGTCTCCAGTAAGGCGACGATAAAAGGCGGCGACCATATCACCGCGTTCGTTCTCTGGTATTACCTGTGTGTATTGCTGCCAGTACTCGGGGAAAATACGACCGGCACCGTCCTGATAGAACCAGTTAATATCTTCATCGCGACATAAAAAGATGCCGCGCAGAATTAACCCCATAATTAGCTGCGGATACTGCTGCGCATAGAGCAGTCCGAGGGTAGAGCCCCAGGAACCCCCAAAGACAACCCAGCGCTCCACATCCAGGGCGGCGCGAATGGTTTCAATATCGTCGATCAGTGCTGCAGTATTATTATTGTCGAGCAAGGCATGGGGGGTAGAGCGACCTGCGCCCCGTTGGTCAAATAAAATAATGCGGTATTTTTCCGGGTCAAAGAAGCAGCGATCGGTTGCTGCGGTGCCGCCGCCGGGGCCGCCATGGATAAATAGCACCGGAATGCCATCGGGATTACCCGACTCTTCCACATAGAGTTGATGAGGCGCTGTAACTGCTATAAATTGGGTTTTATAAGGCCGAATATCCGGAAAGCGTTTGATCATTGAACTAGTGTCACCTCGTCAGGAGTTTCATTTAACCTGATGATTAGCATAGTCGATTATCGGCAGGATACCTATCTGCTTGCCTACATATGGCCGACCAAAAGAATACCTTGAGGGCATAAACATGACTGAAACTATTCGCTGTACCTGGTGCGGTGATGATCCGCTCTATCAGCAGTATCACGACTACGAATGGGGAGTGCCATGCCGCGACGATCAGAGGCTGTTTGAGTTTGTGGTACTTGAAGGGGCTCAGGCTGGGCTCTCTTGGATAACGGTTTTGCGCAAGCGTGAAAACTATCGCAAGGCTTTTGCTAATTTCGATGTGCGCAAAGTCGCAGCGTTGGATGAGTCTGATATTGAGCGACTGCTGTTGGATCCGGGCATAGTTCGCAACCGACTCAAGGTGGTCAGCGCTATCACTAATGCCCGTCACTTTATCGATTTGCAGAGAGAGCATGGGAGCTTTAGCAATTACATCTGGGGCTTTGTAGACAACAAGCCAATAGTTAATCACTGGGCATCTCCAGGGGAGATTCCCGCATCCACTGAGTTGTCTGACAGGATTAGTAAAGAGATGAAAAAGCGTGGCTTTAAGTTCTTTGGCACTACCATCTGCTATGCCTTTTTGCAGGCGACGGGGGTGGTGAATGATCACACTAGGGGCTGCTTCCGTTACGGCCAGGGCTGAGATTGCAGCGTAAATTTAGCCCACGATCACCATATCGCGACCCATATGTTTTGCCTGATAGAGGCCGTTTTCTGCGGTGGATATCAGGTCGTCGATGCCAGTACATTTATCGATTGATGCAATACCTACACTGAGAGAAATTCGTAGCTGGTCGCCCTGGGCGTCCATGGCCAGTTTGCCCGCCTGAGCCCGCAGCCGCTCGGCGATATTGACTGCGGCTTCTGAATTGGCCGTTGGCAGCAATACCATATATTCATTGCCACCCCAGCGCGCGACCACATCTTCACCGCGAAGCGGTTCGCTGAGCAGTGCGCCAATGGCGTGGAGTACTTCATCGCCAACATCATGCCCATAGCGGTCATTGATAAATTTAAAGTTGTCGAGATCCGCAAGCAGTATTGAGAAAGGCTGATTAACCAGGCGGTACTGCTGATATTTTTTTTCTAGTCGCTGTTCCATATCGTGGCGATTGGGCAGTTTGGTGAGCTGATCCTGATGGGCAATTTGGTCGACGCGACGGGACAGATCTTTGTAACGATTGAGGCTGCGGGAATGTGAGTTGTCCATGGCGATGGCGAATACTGATAGCACCGCAAAGGAAGACAAAAAGCGCACTAGGGTCACGTCGCTGTATGGGGGCATCAGAATAAATAGTGATGGCCCGTAAAACAGCCATGCGGAAGCGCCGAACACTGCAGCCAGAATAAACACACTGTTGCGATAGCCGAAGCAGCCTACCAATACCGGGATAATGGTCAGACACCAGAGTAATGAGGAGCCGTCGGATGCTCCGGAGAGTAGGTAAAAGTAGCCGCCGATTAAGACCATGGCCAGAACTAGACGGGCGGTGCGCGGCCGATCAAATATGGAGTGAATGCCGAGTCCGACTAGTAATAGCGCCGCCATGGCTAGATAAAATGTGGCTAGATCCATGTCTCCTTGGTAGTAGGAGTAGAAGGCAAAGAGTACTGAGATAATTTCCTGGCTGACCAGGGAGAAGGATAGAAATCCCGTAGGTATAGAGTCTGTGCTGTCGAGGTCCGTCATAAGCTTCCCACCGTCCGTTGGTAGTAAATGTAGCACTAAAATGACGGGCCATCCTGGCCCATCATTTTCAAACAAATTGCTTAGCGCTTGTGTTGCTGCTTTTAACTAATTACTTTGGCGCACGCTTGCGTTCGTTCTCAGTCAGGCGCTTTTTGCGCAGACGAATGCTGATTGGCGTGACTTCTACCAGCTCATCGTCTTCAATAAACTCCAAGGCCTGCTCTAGCGTGTGCTTGATCGGTGGCACTAGGGTCAGTGCTTCGTCTGTTCCCGAGGCGCGAACGTTAGTCAGCTGCTTGCCTTTAATTGGGTTGACGACCAAATCATTACCGCGAGAGTGAATGCCGACTATCTGGCCTTCGTAAACATCAATTGCATGACCTAAGAATAGACGACCGCGAGCCTGAATATTAAATAATGCATAGGCAGCAGTTTTACCCTTAACCATGCTGATCAGAGCGCCGTTCTTGCGTGAGTGGGCTTCGCCCTCTTTCGCTGGGCCGTAGTGATCAAAAATGCTGGTCATAATGCCTGAACCTGAAGTCAGGGTCAGAAAGGCACCACGGAAGCCAATCAGTCCACGAGACGGCATAGAAAATTCCAGGCGTACACGGCCTTTTCCGTCAGGTTCCATATTGGTCAGCTCGGCTTTACGCATGCCGAGTTCTTCCATTACTGAGCCCTGGTGCTGTTCTTCAACGTCGATGACAACCTGCTCAAAAGGCTCATGAACCTTGCCGTCGACTATTCTCTGAACCACTTCCGGACGTGAAACGCCCATCTCGAAGCCTTCGCGACGCATGGTTTCAATCAGTACCGACAGGTGAAGCTCGCCGCGACCAGAAACAATAAACTTGTCTGGGGTGTCCCCAGGAGAAACGCGCAGTGCGACGTTGTGAATCAGCTCCTGTGCGAGACGGTCTTTAATATTTCGCGTGGTCACATACTTGCCTTCAAGTCCGGCAAAAGGTGAATCGTTAACAATAAAGGTCATGCTCACAGTGGGCTCATCAACACTCAGTGCTGGCAAGGCTTCAATATGCTCTGGATCGCAAAGAGTGTCGGAGATGCTCAGGCCGTCAATGCCATTAATACAGACGATATCGCCAGCGCCGGCTAATTCGGTCTCGATCTGCTCGAGTCCGAGATAACCTTTAACATTGAGAACCTTACCTTTGCGCTCTTTGCCGTCGGCAGACTTAACAATAACCTGCTGTCCTGGCTTGAGCTTGCCGCGGGTAATGCGACCAACACCGATAACGCCAACGTAGCTGTCATAGGCCAGGGCGGAAACCTGCATCTGGAATGGGCCGTCGACGTCAACCTTTGGTGCAGGTACGTCCTTGACGATCATTTCGTAGAGTGGGGTCATGTCTTCTGCCATATCATCTAGCTCGAGACCAGCAATGCCGTTCAGTGCCGACGCATAGATAACGGGGAAGTCGAGCTGCTCGTCAGTGGCGCCAAGGTTGTCGAAGAGGTCAAAAACCTGATCCATAACCCAGTCTGGACGAGCGCCTGGACGGTCAACCTTGTTGATAACAACAATCGGGCGCAAGCCCTGCTCGAATGCTTTAGAGGTTACAAAGCGTGTCTGTGGCATTGGGCCGTCTACGGCATCAACCAGCAACAATACTGAGTCGACCATAGATAGAACGCGCTCTACTTCTCCACCGAAGTCGGCGTGACCTGGGGTGTCTACAATATTGATGCGATAGTCATTCCAATTGATCGCAGTGTTCTTCGCCAGAATCGTAATTCCGCGCTCTTTCTCCTGATCGTTGGAGTCCATAAGGCGCTCTGAACCCACATCTTTACGATCTAGGGTGCCAGATTGGCTGAGAAGTTTGTCGACCAGAGTTGTTTTACCGTGGTCAACGTGGGCAATGATTGCAATGTTCCGCAGGTTTTCGATGGACATGAGAGGTACCAGTAGGCGCAAAAAGGCGCGATTATAGGCTAATTGACAGAAACTGCTACGGATCTTTTCGTTAGGCGGTAGATTCTTCGCTGCTGATAGTGTTACGTTCGATCAACATTCGGGTAATTGCGGTGGCTGGTGAGGGGGGTGCGATCAGGTTTCCCTGCAATAGCTGACAGCCGGTATCGAGTAAAAGGTGATGTATTTCGGCCTCTTCAACGCAGGGAGCTATACAATTTAGGCCCACAGATTTAGTCAGCTCCACCAAACCTTTGACCAAATTCCAAGAACTCTCCATGTAGGGACATTCGGCCATTAGTTTGTGAGAAATGCGAATGGTATCCACATCGAATTCCCGCAACTTTTGAATTGGCAGGGTCTGATAGCCGACGTTGTCGACAACAAAACGAATACCTAGAGCTCTGAGGCTGTTCAATTGCAGAGTCAGGGGGTTATGTATTTTCGGCAGGGTTTCGGTGTGAACAGTAAACACCAGAGTGTTTGGCTCGATAGAGTATTTGGCCAGTAGTGCTTCAATGCTCAAGCTAAACGACGGATGCTCCAGCTCACGCAAGCTGAGGGTGAAGTAAATCTGCTGATCCTTAAGCCATAAATCCTGATCGCGCCACAGATCGACCTGATTAAAAATCTGATCGAGGAGTGTTAGTGAGATATCTACGATCATCGAGCCTGACTCGAGCAGTGAGATAATTTCATTGGCGGCGATCAATTCATTGTTGGGATTTTTCCAGCGCAAAAATATTTGTAGGCCGCTAATCAGATTAGTCTTGGTATTGAGGATAGGTTGGTAGTAAGGCAAAAACGATTGGTTATTTGTCTTGTCACGGAGCTGTTCCAGCAGAATGGCCTGAGTTTGCATCTCAGAGGGGAGTTTCTGGTTGTGGAAATAGTAGTTCGATTTGCCCTCGCGCTTGATGGTGTAGAGGGCCTTGTCTGCTTGCTGCAGGATTGCCTCGCTATCAGAGCTGCCATCGTTAAACAGTACAATGCCGATACTGCAACTAATACGGAATTTTTCATCTTTGATCACCAGGGGCTCGCGGGCAGCATCAATGATTTTTTCTGCCACCTGAGCGATCTGCAGGCGCGAGGGTTCTTCTTCGGTGCCGAGGTTTTCCAGCAGTACGACAAATTCGTCACCGCCGAGGCGGGCTACGGCCTCCTCAGAGCGAATCACCTTGCGCAGGCGCTGAGCGAATAGGGCCAGTGCTATATCGCCGTAATGATGGCCGCGGGTATCGTTAATCTCTTTAAAATGATCGAGATCGATAAAGAGTAACGAGCAGTAATTTTGACTGCGCTGGGCCAGGGCGACAACGCGATTGAGTTCTTCCATTAAACGGTGGCGGTTGGGCAGGCCGGTTAAGGGGTCAAAGTACGCCTGCTGTTTGATGCGTGTTTCGAGATTGACCCGGTCGGTGACATCTTCCACGAAGGATGCTGCGCCCACCACATTCATCGCCGCATCAAACAGTGGCGTATCGTTCCATTCGCAGATAATCATGGTGCCGTCGCGGGTGACATTTTCTGCGGTGCCGGTAAAGTCCTTTCCAAAGAGGAAAAGATCGTTTTCTACCTGCTGTAATAAAAAACTCTTCTTTTTATCAAATAGAAACTCTGTAGTGCGCCCCAAGACTTCTTCTTTGGCATATCCAAATATGGTGGTGGCTGCTGGATTCCAGCCAATTATTTTGCGTTCCTGATTCCATTCAATAAACCCAAGGGGGGTCTGTTCAATCAGGCTGGTGATCTTTTGGCTGGTGGCGACCACCACATCTGAGTGCTCATTGGCTTTGATCATATTGCCGGTCGCCCAGCTAAAGCTGCGGCGCTGACTGAGCTGGTTGCGGTTGAGAATAAAATAGGTCAGTGCGACGAAGACTAAAAAGCCCGGGCTTATTTGGGCTTGATAGCTGAATAATGAGATAAATAGTGGCGCAAAAACCAGACTTAAAAAGAGGTGGCGAAAGATCGGAAGTAGCGCATGGGCCAGTGGCCAGGCAAAGGTCAGGGCAATCAGGGTTATAGCAGCGAAGACCGAGGTTTCTATATGATCGGGGGTGATGAAAATCACAGCTGCGGCCCCGTATAGGGCGGCAAAAAGTAGTGACGAGGTAGTGATAAGAGCGCGCGTTTGGCTGCTACTTGGCCTGTTGTCGCGGCTGATGCGCACTGACCACAGCCAGATTGTCAGGCTCGCGAGGGAGACAGCGGCTAGCCAGATCCAGTTCCAGTGTAAAAAAGTTTGGTTTTGAGCACTTTCCAGAACCAGTAGGAATATGGCGCCGGCCATTGAAATGCCCAAGCCTGAGCTGATGTTTTCTGAAACGTGCCTTTCCAGCTCGATCTGAATCGAGCTGTTGAGTGAGCGGGGAGTGGAGTGTTCTGCTTCCTTGAATTCCCCGAGCAAATTTTCAGTGCTCATCATCGGCTGCATCCTGCGGCTGATTTCGGTTGGACAAAACTCAGGCTAAGTTCTAAATATAGTCGCTTCTCAGCGATAATGGCGACTAATCAACTTAAATAATGCGAAATAGTGCAGATATAACTTTGATTTGAGTGCTTATTTCTTGTTTTGGATCTATCGGGGGCTAACGCAGGGGGATAAAAACAGCGATCTTCGCAAAACCATTTTTTTGCAAAGAGTCAGCGTGGAGGCGGCTCATAATGCCCTTTTCGCAATACAGCAGATAGGACTGCTGCCTGTCGAGCTCGTCGAAGTGTTTCACAATCTGGAAGAATGGCAGGCAGATGATTTTATTGCCGGTCCAGACGAGTGGGCGCTGCTCGGTTTCATCCGGATGGCGGATGTCGAGGATAATGTCCTGAGCCTGTGGCTGGGATATTGTCTCAATGCTCGCCATTATTACGTTCCTGAATCGATATTGTTGATGAATAGGCTAGAAAGAATGGCAGAAAAACCATTCAAAAGCATTATACTGCTGCGGCTCGATAGCAGGCGCCATTAAAAACTTGATTTAAAGCACCTAAATGGTGCGTCAGGCTTTTACTTTGCACCATAGTGGTGCCCTTTGGTTGGGTGGTGTGAGTTGCTGGCGGCCTATGGCCGGCCGGTGTGGCAGATTTGGCGATGGCTTTAGCTGGCACGGCTTGATCTGCACAGTGGTAGGTCTATTGGCACGACTATTGCAGATTCTCGAACAGTAACAGTCTGTAGAGAATTGCTCAGGCAGTTTTGAAAGGATTCTTTGAAAGGCTTCGAATTAGAAAGCACAATTTAAAACGCACAATCCCTATTGGAGGAATACATGTCTGAGAAGACTTTGAATCTTATTAAAGAAAGTGGCGCTCGCTGGGTCGATATGCGCTTTACTGATACCAAAGGTAAAGAGCAGCATGTTTCTATACCTGTTGGTGAAGTTGGCGATGACTTTTTCGTTGAAGGTAAAATGTTCGATGGATCATCTATCGCTGGTTGGAAGGGTATTAACGAATCAGATATGATTTTGATGCCAGACGACAGCACTGCTGTTCTCGATCCCTTCACTGATGAGCCTACTGTTATTATTCGCTGTGGCATCGTTGAACCCTCAACTATGCAGGGCTATGAACGCGATCCACGCTCCATTGCTCAGCGCGCTGAGCAATACCTGAACTCTACTGGCCTTGGCGATACTGCATTCTTTGGTCCCGAGCCTGAGTTTTTCGTCTTTGACGATATCAAGTGGGGTGTCGACATGAGCGGCGCTTTCTACAAGATTAATTCTGACGAAGCAGCTTGGTCTTCAGGTAGTGATTTCGCTGATGGCAACATGGGCCACCGCCCTGGTGTTAAGGGCGGTTACTTCCCAGTACCACCAGTTGATAGCCTGCACGATCTGCGTGCTGCCATGTGTAATGCCATGGAGCAGATGGGTCTAGATATTGAAGTACATCACCACGAAGTAGGCACTGCTGGTCAGTGTGAGATTGGTGTTCGCTTTGATACATTGGTTGCTAAAGCTGACCAGGTTCAGATTCTTAAGTACTGCGTGCACAACGTTGCTCACGCCTATGGCAAGACAGCGACCTTTATGCCTAAGCCAATTGTTGGTGACAACGGTTCTGGCATGCACGTTCACATGTCTTTCGCTAAAGACGGCGTCAACCAGTTTGCTGGCGATGCCTATGCTGGCCTGAGCGAAACTGCTCTGTACTACATTGGCGGCATCATCAAGCACGCCAAGTCGCTGAATGCTTTTGCCAACGCTTCGACTAACTCCTACAAGCGCTTGATCCCAGGCTTTGAAGCACCGGTAATGCTGGCTTACTCAGCCCGTAACCGTTCTGCTTCAATCCGTATTCCCTACGTTGCTAGCCCACGTGGCAAGCGTGTAGAAGTACGCTTTGGTGATCCAACTGCCAACCCATACCTAATGTTTGCTTCAATGCTGATGGCGGGTCTGGATGGTATTAAGCACAAGATGCACCCTGGCGATGCAGCGGACAAAGATCTCTATGATCTGCCTGCTGAAGAAGCCGCCGCTATCCCACAGGTTGCTGGCAGCCTGCGCGAAGCGCTGGACGAGCTTAATGCTGACCGTGAGTATCTGACTGCTGGTGGTGTATTCACCGACGAAATGATCGACGCCTACATTGAGTTGAAGATGGAAGAAGTTTACCGCGTTGAGCACACCACTCACCCGGTTGAGTTTGATATGTACTACAGCGTATAAATAGCCGAATACATTTTTACTCCTAGCAAGACCTGAAAAGCCCGCCATTGTCTCAATGGCGGGCTTTTTCTTTGCTCAAAATAGGTCTAGTCTTTAAATAGCGTACCTTGGCATCTGTGCCAGTCACGGTTAATTAACAGACTTACAGGCCGGATCAATGAAGTCACCTCTATCCTCTTGTGCAGCAATTCTCTCCACTCTCCCCATTACTTTGGCTGTAGCCTCAGCAATGGCTTCCGGTGTTTATAAGGTTGTCGATGATCAGGGCAATATCACTTACACAGATGCGCCCCCAGCTGAAACTGTTATGGATGAGGTGCTCTTGCCTGCTATTAATCCGATCTCTAGCCCAGCTCCAGCTCCACGTCCCACTCCAAATTCAGAGGCCACAAGATCCCCAGAATCTGCAGATGCAGAGCCGGTCATGGCCTTTACAGGTTACTCATCAGCCGCACTGGCCGGGCCCTTGGACGGCTCTCTAGTGCACTTCGATGAGCCCAGCCTCATGGTTCAAGTGGCCCTGACACCGCCGCTTGAAGCGGATCACCTAGTGCAGTTTTATGTCGATGGCTACGCTTATGGCAGCGCTATCTCGGCAAACTCGCTATCTATTGGCGGATTGGAGCGCGGATCGCACCGTATATCAGCTCGTGTGCTCTCATCTCAGGGCGCAGTATTGGCCATCACTGAGTCCGTCACGGTGCATGTGCAGCGTCATTTCAAGCGCAATTAACTCGTTTAAAATCTATCTGCACCATAA is part of the SAR92 clade bacterium H455 genome and encodes:
- the glnA gene encoding glutamate--ammonia ligase, whose product is MSEKTLNLIKESGARWVDMRFTDTKGKEQHVSIPVGEVGDDFFVEGKMFDGSSIAGWKGINESDMILMPDDSTAVLDPFTDEPTVIIRCGIVEPSTMQGYERDPRSIAQRAEQYLNSTGLGDTAFFGPEPEFFVFDDIKWGVDMSGAFYKINSDEAAWSSGSDFADGNMGHRPGVKGGYFPVPPVDSLHDLRAAMCNAMEQMGLDIEVHHHEVGTAGQCEIGVRFDTLVAKADQVQILKYCVHNVAHAYGKTATFMPKPIVGDNGSGMHVHMSFAKDGVNQFAGDAYAGLSETALYYIGGIIKHAKSLNAFANASTNSYKRLIPGFEAPVMLAYSARNRSASIRIPYVASPRGKRVEVRFGDPTANPYLMFASMLMAGLDGIKHKMHPGDAADKDLYDLPAEEAAAIPQVAGSLREALDELNADREYLTAGGVFTDEMIDAYIELKMEEVYRVEHTTHPVEFDMYYSV
- a CDS encoding DUF4124 domain-containing protein, which encodes MKSPLSSCAAILSTLPITLAVASAMASGVYKVVDDQGNITYTDAPPAETVMDEVLLPAINPISSPAPAPRPTPNSEATRSPESADAEPVMAFTGYSSAALAGPLDGSLVHFDEPSLMVQVALTPPLEADHLVQFYVDGYAYGSAISANSLSIGGLERGSHRISARVLSSQGAVLAITESVTVHVQRHFKRN